Proteins encoded in a region of the Isosphaeraceae bacterium EP7 genome:
- a CDS encoding ATP-binding protein: MSSPIKPRERDAILTSLRAGVVPRIGLRHLQVGRRDEVAAVLDDLGRVEQGGASVRFVIGKYGAGKSFFLNLARAVALERKFVVAQADVTTERRIHGSGGQARGLYAELMRSLSTRAKPEGGAMPNIVERWVADVDHECRSAGGADPDVARAIEDRLKPLQELVSGYDFAAVVAKYLRGFQSHDESLMASSLRWLRAEYPTKTEARAELGVRTIIDDAHFYDQLKLFAAFTRLAGFAGLLVNIDEMGVLSHRLNNAQARNANYEAILRIVNDCLQGNVSGIGFLFGGTDTFLEDRRRGMASYEALGTRLAANAFARDGLKDFSGPVIRLPNLAPEDLFVLLHNIRDVFSLSDPARHLIDEEGIKAFMAHCETTLGADFFLTPRDAVKAFVGLLSVLEQNPGADWRPLLSGTAVERTPDPEVEPVATDVGRPKGDDDLATFQL; the protein is encoded by the coding sequence ATGAGCAGCCCGATCAAGCCTCGCGAACGTGACGCCATCCTGACATCGCTCCGGGCGGGGGTCGTCCCGCGCATCGGCCTGCGTCACCTGCAGGTGGGGCGGCGGGACGAGGTGGCGGCCGTCCTGGACGACCTGGGGCGGGTCGAGCAGGGCGGGGCCTCGGTCCGCTTCGTCATCGGCAAGTACGGGGCCGGGAAGAGCTTCTTCCTCAACCTCGCCCGGGCCGTCGCCCTCGAGAGGAAGTTCGTCGTCGCCCAGGCCGACGTCACCACCGAGCGGCGCATCCACGGCTCGGGGGGGCAGGCCCGCGGCCTCTACGCCGAGCTGATGCGGAGCCTCTCGACCCGCGCGAAGCCCGAGGGCGGCGCGATGCCGAATATCGTCGAGCGGTGGGTCGCCGATGTCGACCACGAATGCCGCTCTGCGGGCGGCGCCGACCCGGATGTCGCGCGGGCCATCGAGGACCGCCTGAAGCCCCTGCAGGAGCTCGTCAGCGGCTACGACTTCGCCGCCGTCGTCGCCAAGTACCTCCGAGGCTTCCAGTCGCACGACGAGTCGCTGATGGCCTCGTCGCTGCGTTGGCTCCGGGCCGAGTACCCGACGAAGACCGAGGCGCGGGCCGAACTCGGCGTCCGCACGATCATCGACGACGCCCACTTCTACGATCAGCTGAAGCTCTTCGCCGCGTTCACCCGCCTCGCGGGATTCGCGGGCCTGCTGGTCAACATCGATGAGATGGGGGTCCTCTCGCACCGCCTCAACAATGCCCAGGCGCGGAACGCCAACTACGAGGCGATCCTCCGCATCGTCAACGACTGCCTGCAGGGCAACGTGTCGGGGATCGGCTTCCTGTTCGGCGGCACCGACACCTTCCTCGAGGACCGACGGCGGGGCATGGCGAGCTACGAAGCCCTCGGGACCCGGCTCGCGGCGAACGCCTTCGCACGCGACGGCCTGAAGGACTTCTCCGGGCCGGTGATCAGGCTGCCGAACCTGGCCCCCGAGGACCTGTTCGTCCTGCTCCACAACATCCGGGACGTCTTCTCGCTCAGCGACCCGGCCAGGCACCTCATCGACGAGGAGGGGATCAAGGCCTTCATGGCCCATTGCGAGACGACCCTCGGCGCGGACTTCTTCCTGACGCCCCGCGATGCGGTGAAGGCCTTCGTCGGCCTGCTCTCCGTCCTCGAGCAGAATCCCGGGGCCGACTGGCGGCCGCTGCTCTCGGGCACCGCCGTCGAGCGGACGCCCGACCCGGAGGTCGAGCCGGTCGCGACGGATGTCGGGCGACCGAAGGGCGACGACGACCTGGCGACCTTCCAACTCTAG